The DNA region GAGCAGGAGTACGGTTCGGTAGCGCTCGGGTAGCCGATCGATCTGGCCGCGAACGAGAGCCACGACCTCCTCGCGCTCGAAAACGCTGTCCGCGGGAGCACCCCAGGAGCTGGACTCCCGCGCCTGGTGGCCGTCGGCGAGGAATTGAGGGAGTAGCTCTTCGATCGACTGTTCCGGCTTCCGCCGGCGCGAGCGAAGCTTCATGAGCGAATAGTTCACCGCGATCCGCGACAACCAGGTGCCGAGTCGGGCGTCGGCTCGAAAGCCATCGAGCGAGCGGAAGGCGGCGACGAACGTTTCCTGGACGGCGTCGCGGGCATCCTCCTCGTTGCCCAGGAGTCGCCGGCACAAGG from Vicinamibacteria bacterium includes:
- a CDS encoding sigma-70 family RNA polymerase sigma factor translates to MNAQLAASTTTTTYPRPDESDVIARLRTGDQAAFEELVRTHGRKLLALCRRLLGNEEDARDAVQETFVAAFRSLDGFRADARLGTWLSRIAVNYSLMKLRSRRRKPEQSIEELLPQFLADGHQARESSSWGAPADSVFEREEVVALVRGQIDRLPERYRTVLLLRDIEELDTESVAKLLGVTPNTVKVRLHRARQALRGLLAPHFGQTGA